Genomic DNA from Nonomuraea rubra:
CGGACGACCTGGTGGGAGAGCTGGTCGTCGCGGCGCAGCTGGGCTTCGGCACGCGGCAGCTGCCGGGTGCGCTGAGCGCGCTGCGGCGCCGCTTCCCGCGCCTGGAGGTCACCGTCTTCGAGGAGTCGAGCTCCCCTGAGCTGGATCGGCTGTGCCGCAAGGGTGCGCTGGGCCTCGCCCTGATGGCGGCGTGCGAGCGCAGCCCCGCGAACGCCCACCGCCTCGGCGAGGAGGAGTTCGTCGCGGTGCTGGGCGCCGGGCACCGGCAGCTCGCCGCGGACCGGGTCGAGCTGCGCGACCTGGAGGGGGAGCCCTGGGTCAGGTTCGACCGTGACAGCGCACTCGACGGCGTGCTGCTGCAGGTGTCGCGGGACCACGGGCTGACCCCGGCCACGGTCGCCCGCGTGTCCCAGACGGCCACGGCCGTGCGGTGGGCCGCGCACGGCCTGGGAGTGACGCTCGTCCCCGCCTCCGCGGTGCCCCTCGGCTACGAGCATCTTGCCCGGCCGGTGTTCCCGGCCGTGTCCCAGCCCGTCATCGCCGTCGTCCAGTCCGGCGCCGGCCCGGCGGCGACGGCCCTGCTCGACCTCCTGCGCCAGGAGACCTGGGACGGCTCCGCCTCCCTCCGCCCCTCGGCCGAGCCGTACGCCGGCGGACAGCCGTGGAGCGGTGCGCTGGGGGCGGTCAGAGCTGGGTGACCCCGCCGTCCACGGCGAGCTCGACGCCCGCGGTGTAGGTCGCGTCGAAGGCCAGGAACGCGGCCGCGGTCGCGATCTCGTCGAGGGTGCCGAAACGCCGCATGGGATTGTCCGCGACCCGCTCCGCCTTGAACTCCTCGGCGGCCTCCCTCGTCATGATGCGCTCCAGGACCCCCGTGTCGATCGGGCCGGGGCTGATCGCGTTGACGCGGATCTGGCGCGGAAGCAGCTCGCGGGAGAAGCTGCGCGCCATGGAGCGCAGCGCCGCCTTGCCGGCCGCGTAGACGCTGGTGTCCAGCATGCCGACGGTGCCGGCGACCGAGGTGGTGAGGACGACGCCGGCGCCCGTGCTCAGCAGCGGGGCGAGCTTCTGCACGGTGAAGAAGGCGCCCTTGACGTTCGTCGCGAACAGCTCGTCGTACATCGCCTCGGTCGTCGACTCGAAGGGCGTCAGGGCGGTGATGCCCGCGTTGACGAACAGCGCGTCGATCGTGCCGAGCTCGGTCTTCACCCGGTCGGCCAGGGCGTCCAGGTCGGAGAGCGAGGACACGTCGCCGCGGAAGGCCACCGCGCCCTCGCCGAGCTGCTCCCGCGCGGCGTCGAGCGGCTCCTGGGAACGGCCGGTGATCGCCACGCGGGCGCCGCCGCCGGCCAGGAATCGCGCGATCGCCAGCCCGATGCCGCTGCCGCCACCGGTGACCACCACATTCTTGCCGCTGTATTCATCCATGCTGTGATTCCTCAATTCTCTTTTTGTAGAAGCTCAGTTCCTGGGGTATTCGCCGCCGTCCACGGAGAAATAGGTTCCGGTGATCCAGCTCGCCCGGTCGGACACGAGGAACAGCACCGCGTCGGCGATGTCGCCGGGCCGGCCGTCGCGCCCGAGCGGGGGAGCGGCGGCCGCGCCCGCTCCGCCCTCGCCGCTCGCCCACCGCCTGCGCGTCTCCTCGCCGCCGGGGGTGGCGGTCCTGCCGGGACCCAGGGCGTTGACCCTGACCCCGGACGGGGCCAGCTCCGCGGCCAGGGCCCGGCTGTAGCTCTCCAGCCCCGCCTTCGCCGCCTGGTAGTGCGCGAACACCGGCACCGGCGGGAGCAGCGCGGCCGTGGAGATGTGCACGATGGCGCCCGATCCCTGGTCCCGCATCCCGGGCGCCAGCAGGGAGTTCAGCCGTACCGCCGCCAGGAGGTTCAGCTCCAGCACGTCCTGCCAGTCCTCGTCGGGGATCGTCATCGCACCCTGCCCGGCCTGCGCGCCGCCCGCGTTGTGGACCAGGATGTCCACCCCGCCGAGCGTCTCCCGCACGGCGGCGGCCAGCGCCCGCGTCCCTTCCTGCGTACGGATGTCGGCCGTCACGAACGCGGCCCCCTCCGGCGCCGGGTACGCGGTCGACCTGGCGGTGGCCAGCACCTCGGCGCCCGCGTCCAGGAGCCGGCGCACGACGGCCGCCCCGATCCCGCGGGAACCACCGGTGACCAGGGCTCGCTTTCCCTTGAGTTCTCGAATTTCAGACATGCCGCAATTCCTTCCGGTCTCGAATAATCGCGGGAATGCGCTTCGCCGCGGATCAACGGTATGCCGGGAAAAGAAC
This window encodes:
- a CDS encoding LysR family transcriptional regulator encodes the protein MSLRQFEYALAVAAEGSVTAAAESLRVAQPSMSQQIRNLERDLGVTLFARTAAGLVPTAVGRAFLKEAEVAVNAARRARATARAGADDLVGELVVAAQLGFGTRQLPGALSALRRRFPRLEVTVFEESSSPELDRLCRKGALGLALMAACERSPANAHRLGEEEFVAVLGAGHRQLAADRVELRDLEGEPWVRFDRDSALDGVLLQVSRDHGLTPATVARVSQTATAVRWAAHGLGVTLVPASAVPLGYEHLARPVFPAVSQPVIAVVQSGAGPAATALLDLLRQETWDGSASLRPSAEPYAGGQPWSGALGAVRAG
- a CDS encoding SDR family oxidoreductase, translated to MDEYSGKNVVVTGGGSGIGLAIARFLAGGGARVAITGRSQEPLDAAREQLGEGAVAFRGDVSSLSDLDALADRVKTELGTIDALFVNAGITALTPFESTTEAMYDELFATNVKGAFFTVQKLAPLLSTGAGVVLTTSVAGTVGMLDTSVYAAGKAALRSMARSFSRELLPRQIRVNAISPGPIDTGVLERIMTREAAEEFKAERVADNPMRRFGTLDEIATAAAFLAFDATYTAGVELAVDGGVTQL
- a CDS encoding oxidoreductase, whose translation is MSEIRELKGKRALVTGGSRGIGAAVVRRLLDAGAEVLATARSTAYPAPEGAAFVTADIRTQEGTRALAAAVRETLGGVDILVHNAGGAQAGQGAMTIPDEDWQDVLELNLLAAVRLNSLLAPGMRDQGSGAIVHISTAALLPPVPVFAHYQAAKAGLESYSRALAAELAPSGVRVNALGPGRTATPGGEETRRRWASGEGGAGAAAAPPLGRDGRPGDIADAVLFLVSDRASWITGTYFSVDGGEYPRN